The nucleotide window GATAAGACCCGTGCCGAAGCGGCGAAAAAATTCATCGCGTTCTCGGTGCAACCGCAGCAACAGAAGACCTACTCGGAAAACATCGCCTACGGCCCGGCCAACATCCAAGCCGTGCCGTTGCTGGCCAAGGATGTCCTGAAAGACATGCCGACCACCCCGGAAAACATCGCCAACCAGGTGCAGATCGACGTCAGCTTCTGGGCTGACAACGGCGAGCAACTGGAGCAGCGCTTCAATTCCTGGGCTGCGAAGTAACCACAACTAATGTGGGAGCGGGCTTGCCCGCGATGGCGTCATCACATTCAGCATTCATGTTGACTGATACATCGTCATCGCGGGCAAGCTCGCCCCCACAGGTTGTTCGAATTAGAAAGATCGATTTTCGGAGTACGCCATGGCTATCGCCGTTCCCGTGAACGCGGGCACCGACCCCACCTTGAAGCAGCGGCTCAAGCACGCCGAGCGTGTCAACCGCTGGAAAGCACAAGCCTTGATCGCGCCGTTGGTGCTGTTTCTGTTGCTGGTGTTCCTGGTGCCGATCGTGGCGCTGCTCTTCAAAAGCGTCGGCAACCCGGAAGTGGTCGGCGTCATGCCGCGCACCGTGGCGGCCATCGCCAGCTGGGATGGCCGCGGCCTGCCCGCTGAGCCAGTCTATAAGGCAGCCAGCGAAGACCTTGCCGAAGCCCGCAAGAATCAGACCTTGGGCGACTTGTCCAAGCGCTTGAACATGGAGTTGGCCGGCTACCGCAGCCTGTTGACCAAAACCGCACGCGCCTTGCCGTTCGCCACGGAGCCGGCCTCTTATAAAGCTGCGCTTGAAGGGCTCGACGAGCGCTGGGGCGATCCGGCCTATTGGCAGGTCGTGCGTCGCAACACCAGTGGCGTGACGCCTTATTACCTGCTGGCCGCCGTCGACCACCGTATCGACGACCTCGGCGAACTGGCCCGGGCCACTCCCGATCAGGCGATCTACCTCGATATCTTTGCCCGGACCTTCTGGATGGGCCTGATCATTACCATGATCTGCCTGGTGCTGGCCTACCCGTTGGCCTACCTGCTGGCGAACCTGCCATCGCGGCAAAGCAACCTGTTGATGATTCTGGTGCTGTTGCCATTCTGGACCTCGATTCTGGTGCGGGTCGCGGCGTGGATCGTGCTACTGCAATCGGGTGGCCTCATCAACAGTGGTCTGATGGCCATGGGTGTCATCGATAAGCCGCTGGAGCTGGTATTCAACCGCACCGGGGTTTATATCTCGATGGTGCACATCCTGCTGCCATTCATGATTCTGCCGATCTACAGCGTGATGAAAGGCATTTCGCCGACCTACATGCGAGCAGCGATTTCCCTCGGCTGCCACCCGTTCGCCAGTTTCTGGCGGGTGTACTTCCCGCAAACCTATGCCGGTGTCGGCGCCGGTTGCCTGTTGGTGTTCATCCTCGCCATCGGCTACTACATCACCCCGGCGTTGCTGGGCAGCCCGAACGATCAGATGGTCAGCTATTTCGTCGCCTTCTACACCAACACCAGCATCAACTGGGGCATGGCGACCGCACTCGGTGGGCTGTTGCTGCTGGCGACCGTGGTGCTTTATCTGATTTACAGCTGGCTGGTGGGCGCCAGTCGCCTGCGCCTGAGCTAAGGGGAGAGTGAAATGCTGAGTCCTTATATGTCGCCCATCGAACGGGTGTGGTTCTACAGCTTGCGGATTCTCTGCGGCTTGATTTTGTTGTTCCTGATCCTGCCGGTGCTGGTGATCATTCCGTTGTCGTTCAACTCGGGGAGTTTTCTGGTCTATCCGCTGCAAGGCTTCTCGCTGCACTGGTACCAGGACTTCTTTGCTTCGGCCGAATGGATGCGTTCGTTGAAGAACAGCATGATCGTCGCCCCGGCAGCGACGGTACTGGCGATGATCTTCGGTACGCTGGCGGCCATCGGCCTGACCCGGGGGGACTTCCCGGGCAAGGCGCTGGTGATGGCGCTGGTGATTTCGCCGATGGTGGTGCCGGTGGTGATCATTGGTGTGGCCAGTTACCTGACCTTCGCTCCACTGGGGTTCGGCAACAGCTATATCTCGTTGATCGTTGTGCACGCCGTGCTGGGCGTGCCGTTCGTGATCATCACGGTATCGGCGACCTTGCAGGGGTTTAACCAGAATCTGGTGCGAGCCGCTGCAAGCCTGGGCGCTTCGCCACTGACGACGTTCCGTCGGGTGACTTTGCCGTTGATTGCGCCGGGCGTGATCTCTGGTGCGCTGTTTGCCTTCGCCACCTCGTTTGATGAAGTGGTGGTGACGCTGTTCCTCGCCGGCCCCGAACAAGCGACCTTGCCTCGGCAGATGTTCAGCGGCATCCGCGAAAACCTCAGCCCGACGATCGCCGCTGCCGCGACGTTGCTGATCGCATTCTCGGTGATCCTGTTGCTGACGCTGGAATGGCTGCGTGGGCGCAGCGAAAAACTGCGCACTGCGCAGGTCTGAAGCCATAGGCGGTGAAAATGTGGGAGCGGGCTTGCCCGCGATGACGGTGCATCAGTCAGCACTGATGTTGGATGTCATGACGCCATCGCGGGCAAGCCCGCTCCCACAGGGATTTAGGGTGATTTCGGAATCTGCGGTGATTCATGATTTGAATAACAGACAAACCCCAATCCCCAGCTACTATTGTGCCCAGCTCCCCTATCTATAAGAGGCTGCGCACATGAGTCTTTCCTCTTTCAAAATCGCTCACAAACTGATCACTGGTGCAGGGGCCATCGAGCAACTGGCGGCTGAGCTCACGCGTCTGGACATCGACAACCCACTGATCGTCACCGACGCCGCACTGGTCAAGTCGGGCACGGTAGAGTTGGCGCTGGCGCAGTTGGGTGAGCGCAGTTACGAGATTTTCGACCGGGTGCTGCCGGACCCGGAAATCGCCATCGTCGAAGATTGCATGCGGGTTTACCGCGAAGGCGGGCATGACGGGCTGATCGGCCTCGGTGGCGGCAGTGCCATCGACATCGCCAAGAGTGTTGCGGCCTACGCCGGTTACCACGGCGCACTGGAGGATTTGTTCGGCGTCGATCAGGTGCCGCGCAAAGGCCCGCCGCTGATCGCCATTCCGACCACTGCCGGCACCGGTTCGGAAGTGACCAATGTGGCGATTCTTTCCGACAGGGTCGCGCAGCTGAAGAAGGGCATTATCAGCGATTACCTGTTGCCGGACGTGGCGCTGGTCAGCCCGCAAATGACCCTGACCTGCCCGCGCAGTGTCACCGCCGCCAGTGGCGTCGATGCGCTGGTGCATGCCATCGAGTCCTACCTGTCGCTCAGTGCCTCGCCCATCACCGATGCCCTGGCCATTGGCGCGATCAAGCTGATTACCAAGGCGCTGCCCAAGGCCTACGCCAATCCTTCCCATCTGCAAGCCCGCGAAGACATGGCCACCGCCAGCCTGATGGCCGGCATGGCGTTCGGCAATGCCGGGGTTGGCGCGGTGCATGCGTTGGCGTATCCCCTGGGTGGGCGTTTCAACATTGCCCATGGCGTCAGCAATGCCTTGTTGCTGCCGTATGTCATGACCTGGAACAAGATGGCCTGCGTTGAACGCATGCAGGATATTGCCGAGGCCATGGGGGTGAAGACCGCTCATCTGAGCGCCAACGAAGCGGCGGACAAAGCCGTGGAGGCGATGACCGAGCTGTGTGCGGTGGTGGAAATCCCGCTGGGGTTGCGCAGTTTCGGAGTGCCCGAGGACGCGATCCCGGCCATGGCCGTGGAAGCCGCCGGCATCGAACGGCTGATGCGCAACAATCCGCGCAAATTGACGGCCGTCGATATCGAGAAGATCTACCGAGCGGCCTACTGATCATCGCAGCACGGTGCGCGCGTCAAAGCATGAGGTATACAATGCGCGCCATCGTGATTCTGCTCAAAAAAGGTGCGTCATGCAGCCCTTCGTTATTGCTCCGTCGATTCTCTCCGCCGATTTCGCCCGCCTGGGTGAGGAAGTGGACAACGTCCTGGCCGCCGGCGCCGACTTCGTGCACTTCGATGTCATGGACAACCACTACGTGCCCAACCTGACCATCGGCCCGATGGTGTGCTCCGCGCTGCGCAAGTACGGCGTGACTGCGCCGATCGACGCGCACCTGATGGTCAGCCCGGTGGATCGCATCGTCGGTGACTTCATCGAGGCCGGCGCGACCTACATCACCTTCCACCCGGAAGCCACGCTGCACGTCGACCGTTCCCTGCAACTGATCCGCGAAGGCGGCTGCAAGGCCGGTCTGGTGTTCAACCCGGCGACCCCGCTGGACGTGCTCAAGTACGTGATGGACAAGGTCGACATGATCCTGCTGATGAGCGTCAACCCGGGCTTCGGCGGGCAGAAGTTCATTCCCGCCACCCTCGACAAGCTGCGTGAAGCGCGGGCATTGATCGATGCCTCCGGTCGTGACATCCGCCTGGAAATCGACGGTGGCGTGAACGTGAACAACATTCGTGAAATCGCGGCTGCCGGCGCTGACACCTTCGTGGCCGGTTCGGCGATCTTCAATGCGCCGAACTATCAGGAAGTGATTGAAAAAATGCGCTCCGAACTGGCGCTGGCTCGCCCATGAGCGGTTTTGAGCAGCTGTTCCCGGGGCGTCTGCCGCGGCTGGTGATGTTCGATCTGGATGGCACGCTGGTCGATTCGGTCCCCGACCTCGCGGCGGCTGTGGATAACATGCTGCTCAAACTCGGGCGCCAACCTGCCGGCATCGAATCGGTGCGTGAGTGGGTGGGCAACGGCGTGCAGATGCTGGTGCGCCGGGCCTTGGCCAATCACATCGATGCCGAGGGTGTCGATGAGGTCGAGGCCGAACATGCCCTGGAGTTGTTCAACGGCTTTTATGAGGACGGTCACGAGCTGACCGTGGTTTACCCCGGCGTGCGCGATACCCTGAAATGGCTGCACAAGCAGGGTGTCGAGATGGCGCTGATCACCAACAAACCGGAGCGCTTCGTCGCGCCGCTGCTGGATCAGATGAAGATCGGTCGTTATTTCCGCCTGATCATCGGCGGTGACACCCTGCCGCAGAAAAAACCGGACCCGGCCGCGCTGTTTTTCGTGATGAAAATGACCAACATTCCGGCGTCGCAATCGTTGTTCGTCGGCGACTCGCGCAGCGATGTGCTGGCGGCGAAAGCGGCGGGGGTCAAATGCGTGGCCCTCAGTTATGGCTATAACCACGGCCGGCCGATTGCCGAAGAGTCGCCGACGCTGGTCATCGATGATCTACGCAAACTAATTCCCGGTTGCCTGGATCCGGCCGCTGGGATAACGTTGCCCGACGCTGTTCAATCCCCTCCTGGAAACGCCATCGTGGTGGTCACTCGCAAACTCTGGATGAAAGTCATCAAGGCCCTGGCCCGCTGGCGTTGGCGCGCCTGACTTGTTCCTGGCCGGCGTACCGGCGCGTTTGCATACCTGACCGTTAGACCCTCAAGCCACGAGGCACCTCATGATCCGCGAAGAATTCCTGCGTTTGGCCGCTGCCGGCTACAACCGCATACCGCTTGCCTGCGAAACCCTGGCCGACTTCGACACGCCACTGTCGATCTACCTGAAACTGGCCGACGAGCCCAACTCCTATCTGCTGGAATCGGTGCAGGGCGGCGAGAAGTGGGGCCGTTATTCGATCATCGGCCTGCCGTGCCGCACTGTGCTGCGGGTTCATGATCACCACGTCAGCGTGACCCACGACGGCGTCGAGATCGAAAGTCACGATGTTGAAGACCCGCTGGCCTTCGTCGAAGCCTTCAAGGCGCGCTATAACGTGCCGACCATCGCCGGTCTGCCACGCTTCAATGGCGGTCTGGTGGGTTACTTCGGTT belongs to Pseudomonas sp. B21-015 and includes:
- a CDS encoding ABC transporter permease produces the protein MAIAVPVNAGTDPTLKQRLKHAERVNRWKAQALIAPLVLFLLLVFLVPIVALLFKSVGNPEVVGVMPRTVAAIASWDGRGLPAEPVYKAASEDLAEARKNQTLGDLSKRLNMELAGYRSLLTKTARALPFATEPASYKAALEGLDERWGDPAYWQVVRRNTSGVTPYYLLAAVDHRIDDLGELARATPDQAIYLDIFARTFWMGLIITMICLVLAYPLAYLLANLPSRQSNLLMILVLLPFWTSILVRVAAWIVLLQSGGLINSGLMAMGVIDKPLELVFNRTGVYISMVHILLPFMILPIYSVMKGISPTYMRAAISLGCHPFASFWRVYFPQTYAGVGAGCLLVFILAIGYYITPALLGSPNDQMVSYFVAFYTNTSINWGMATALGGLLLLATVVLYLIYSWLVGASRLRLS
- a CDS encoding ABC transporter permease, with protein sequence MLSPYMSPIERVWFYSLRILCGLILLFLILPVLVIIPLSFNSGSFLVYPLQGFSLHWYQDFFASAEWMRSLKNSMIVAPAATVLAMIFGTLAAIGLTRGDFPGKALVMALVISPMVVPVVIIGVASYLTFAPLGFGNSYISLIVVHAVLGVPFVIITVSATLQGFNQNLVRAAASLGASPLTTFRRVTLPLIAPGVISGALFAFATSFDEVVVTLFLAGPEQATLPRQMFSGIRENLSPTIAAAATLLIAFSVILLLTLEWLRGRSEKLRTAQV
- a CDS encoding iron-containing alcohol dehydrogenase — protein: MSLSSFKIAHKLITGAGAIEQLAAELTRLDIDNPLIVTDAALVKSGTVELALAQLGERSYEIFDRVLPDPEIAIVEDCMRVYREGGHDGLIGLGGGSAIDIAKSVAAYAGYHGALEDLFGVDQVPRKGPPLIAIPTTAGTGSEVTNVAILSDRVAQLKKGIISDYLLPDVALVSPQMTLTCPRSVTAASGVDALVHAIESYLSLSASPITDALAIGAIKLITKALPKAYANPSHLQAREDMATASLMAGMAFGNAGVGAVHALAYPLGGRFNIAHGVSNALLLPYVMTWNKMACVERMQDIAEAMGVKTAHLSANEAADKAVEAMTELCAVVEIPLGLRSFGVPEDAIPAMAVEAAGIERLMRNNPRKLTAVDIEKIYRAAY
- the rpe gene encoding ribulose-phosphate 3-epimerase, whose amino-acid sequence is MQPFVIAPSILSADFARLGEEVDNVLAAGADFVHFDVMDNHYVPNLTIGPMVCSALRKYGVTAPIDAHLMVSPVDRIVGDFIEAGATYITFHPEATLHVDRSLQLIREGGCKAGLVFNPATPLDVLKYVMDKVDMILLMSVNPGFGGQKFIPATLDKLREARALIDASGRDIRLEIDGGVNVNNIREIAAAGADTFVAGSAIFNAPNYQEVIEKMRSELALARP
- a CDS encoding phosphoglycolate phosphatase is translated as MSGFEQLFPGRLPRLVMFDLDGTLVDSVPDLAAAVDNMLLKLGRQPAGIESVREWVGNGVQMLVRRALANHIDAEGVDEVEAEHALELFNGFYEDGHELTVVYPGVRDTLKWLHKQGVEMALITNKPERFVAPLLDQMKIGRYFRLIIGGDTLPQKKPDPAALFFVMKMTNIPASQSLFVGDSRSDVLAAKAAGVKCVALSYGYNHGRPIAEESPTLVIDDLRKLIPGCLDPAAGITLPDAVQSPPGNAIVVVTRKLWMKVIKALARWRWRA